One stretch of Streptomyces agglomeratus DNA includes these proteins:
- a CDS encoding thiolase family protein, whose product MPRTVRDVVFVDGVRTPFGKAGPKGIYHETRADDLVVKAIRELLRRNPGLDPAKIDEVAIAATTQIGDQGLTLGRTAGILAGLPQSVPGYSIDRMCAGALTSVTALAGSIAFGAYDAVIAGGVEHMGRHPMGEGVDPNPRFVSEKLVDESALFMGMTAENLHDRYPSITKRRADEYAVRSQEKAAKAYADGKIQKDLVPVSVRRTNADVGETGWGLVTADEPMRPGTTLESLANLKTPFRVHGNVTAGNAAGLNDGATASILASEEFARENDLPVKMRLVSYAFAGVEPEVMGYGPIPATEKALAKAGLSIEDINLFEINEAFAVQVLAFLEHYGIADDDARVNQYGGAIAYGHPLASSGVRLMTQLARQFEEQPEVRYGLTTMCVGFGMGATVIWENPNHKDAGGSK is encoded by the coding sequence GTGCCTCGTACCGTCAGGGATGTCGTCTTCGTCGACGGCGTCCGCACCCCGTTCGGCAAGGCGGGCCCGAAGGGCATCTACCACGAGACCCGCGCCGACGATCTCGTCGTGAAGGCCATCCGGGAGCTGCTGCGCCGCAACCCCGGCCTCGACCCCGCGAAGATCGACGAGGTCGCCATCGCCGCGACCACGCAGATCGGTGACCAGGGCCTGACCCTCGGCCGTACGGCCGGCATCCTCGCCGGTCTGCCGCAGTCCGTCCCCGGCTACTCCATCGACCGCATGTGCGCCGGCGCCCTGACGTCCGTGACCGCGCTGGCCGGTTCGATCGCCTTCGGCGCGTACGACGCCGTCATCGCCGGTGGTGTCGAGCACATGGGCCGCCACCCCATGGGTGAGGGCGTCGACCCGAACCCGCGCTTCGTGTCGGAGAAGCTCGTCGACGAGTCCGCCCTGTTCATGGGCATGACCGCCGAGAACCTGCACGACCGCTACCCGAGCATCACCAAGCGCCGCGCCGACGAGTACGCCGTGCGCTCGCAGGAGAAGGCCGCCAAGGCGTACGCCGACGGCAAGATCCAGAAGGACCTCGTGCCGGTCTCGGTGCGCCGCACCAACGCGGACGTCGGCGAGACGGGCTGGGGCCTGGTCACGGCCGACGAGCCGATGCGCCCGGGCACCACGCTGGAGTCGCTGGCGAACCTGAAGACGCCGTTCCGCGTCCACGGCAACGTCACCGCCGGCAACGCGGCCGGTCTCAACGACGGCGCCACCGCCTCGATCCTCGCCTCCGAGGAATTCGCCCGCGAGAACGACCTCCCGGTGAAGATGCGCCTCGTCTCCTACGCCTTCGCCGGCGTGGAGCCCGAGGTCATGGGCTACGGCCCGATCCCGGCGACCGAGAAGGCGCTGGCCAAGGCCGGTCTGTCGATCGAGGACATCAACCTCTTCGAGATCAACGAGGCGTTCGCGGTCCAGGTCCTCGCGTTCCTGGAGCACTACGGCATCGCCGACGACGACGCCCGCGTCAACCAGTACGGCGGCGCGATCGCCTACGGCCACCCGCTGGCCTCCTCCGGCGTGCGTCTGATGACTCAGCTGGCCCGCCAGTTCGAGGAGCAGCCGGAGGTCCGCTACGGCCTCACCACGATGTGCGTCGGCTTCGGCATGGGCGCCACCGTGATCTGGGAGAACCCGAACCACAAGGACGCCGGAGGCAGCAAGTGA
- a CDS encoding ArnT family glycosyltransferase, whose translation MLTRPPIPSPSVSAPVLPRQRPAGGARPAPRPYWRHLLPALALLALLTRLPSFRHALWNPDEGYLAVQARMLADGGVLYDTVVDRKPPLLPWLYEAAFALFGDESLLPLHLCAVAAQLLTAALLASVARRRWGDTAGRTAGALYLLVSIGLNPEDAQAATFEVFILPFTAAAVWCADRGRWCGAGVAVAAAFLTKQTGGAVLAPVLWLLWQNAPARSALFRTAFGFCLPVLYAALLTGPHRFLFWTVTGSGTYASFTGSELHVLFRGLVNTLIFAFACAGLVPPVLRAPRVARTGAADLWVWLLAAAGAVVLGFHFFGHYYLQLMPPIALLATGALHVLPARHRTRALLTSAGTCAVFLAWGLLAPRPELAHVRKVAEAVKVRTGPQDRVLIWGIHPEAYWLADRAPATRYLTAGLLTNYSGGRDGPQVGEKYAMAGAWPVFRGEMAARPPVLIVDDSRGKPFAPERVPTLRRLLAGEYEHLTTVDGAVLYVRSPAAGPPSPPSSAPSTPSASSTPCTAAASCASSASPR comes from the coding sequence ATGCTCACGCGGCCGCCGATCCCGTCACCGTCCGTGTCCGCGCCGGTCCTGCCCCGGCAGCGGCCGGCCGGCGGCGCCCGGCCTGCACCGCGCCCCTACTGGCGGCACCTGCTGCCCGCCCTGGCGCTGCTGGCCCTGCTCACCCGCCTGCCCTCCTTCCGGCACGCCCTGTGGAACCCGGACGAGGGCTATCTCGCCGTACAGGCAAGGATGCTGGCCGACGGCGGGGTGCTCTACGACACGGTCGTGGACCGCAAACCGCCCCTGCTGCCCTGGCTCTACGAAGCGGCCTTCGCGCTCTTCGGCGACGAATCGCTGCTGCCCCTGCACCTGTGCGCGGTCGCCGCCCAGCTGCTCACCGCCGCCCTGCTCGCCTCCGTGGCCCGCCGCCGCTGGGGCGACACGGCCGGACGCACGGCAGGCGCGCTGTACCTGCTCGTCTCCATCGGGCTGAACCCCGAGGACGCGCAGGCGGCGACGTTCGAGGTGTTCATACTGCCGTTCACGGCGGCGGCGGTCTGGTGCGCGGACCGGGGCCGGTGGTGCGGCGCGGGCGTGGCGGTCGCCGCCGCGTTCCTCACCAAGCAGACCGGTGGAGCCGTCCTCGCCCCGGTGCTGTGGCTGCTGTGGCAGAACGCCCCGGCCCGAAGCGCCCTGTTCCGTACGGCCTTCGGTTTCTGCCTGCCCGTCCTGTACGCCGCGCTGCTCACCGGTCCGCACCGCTTCCTGTTCTGGACGGTCACCGGTTCGGGGACGTACGCGTCCTTCACCGGCTCGGAACTGCACGTCCTCTTCCGGGGCCTGGTGAACACCCTCATCTTCGCGTTCGCCTGCGCCGGCCTCGTCCCACCCGTCCTGCGCGCCCCGCGCGTCGCCAGGACGGGGGCGGCGGACCTGTGGGTGTGGCTCCTGGCCGCCGCGGGCGCGGTGGTCCTCGGCTTCCACTTCTTCGGCCACTACTACCTCCAGCTCATGCCGCCGATCGCCCTGCTGGCCACGGGCGCCCTCCACGTCCTGCCGGCCCGGCACCGGACCAGGGCGCTCCTCACCTCGGCGGGCACGTGCGCGGTGTTCCTGGCCTGGGGCCTGCTGGCACCCCGGCCGGAACTCGCGCACGTACGGAAGGTCGCGGAGGCGGTGAAGGTACGGACGGGGCCTCAGGACCGCGTCCTCATCTGGGGGATACACCCCGAGGCGTACTGGCTCGCCGACCGCGCCCCCGCCACCCGCTACCTCACGGCGGGCCTGCTCACCAACTACAGCGGCGGCCGCGACGGTCCGCAGGTCGGCGAGAAGTACGCGATGGCGGGCGCCTGGCCCGTCTTCCGCGGCGAGATGGCGGCGCGGCCGCCGGTCCTCATCGTCGACGACTCACGCGGGAAGCCCTTCGCGCCGGAGCGCGTGCCGACGCTGCGCAGGCTGCTGGCGGGGGAGTACGAGCACCTGACGACGGTCGACGGAGCGGTGCTCTACGTCCGTTCACCGGCGGCCGGGCCCCCCTCGCCCCCGTCGTCCGCGCCCTCCACACCCTCCGCGTCCTCCACGCCCTGCACGGCGGCCGCGTCCTGTGCGTCCTCCGCGTCGCCCCGCTGA
- a CDS encoding 3-hydroxyacyl-CoA dehydrogenase NAD-binding domain-containing protein, translating to MTTTVELLKGAAELFPDEVVTSAHVRHFELPSGAGRFALITLDNGFDHTKPTTFGPQSLANLNTAIDQVEKEAAEGSIVGVGLTGKPFIFAVGADLKGVELLKRHEDALAIGKGGHDVFRRLSGLAVPTFAYYNGAAMGGGVEVGLHCTYRTVSAALPAFSLPEVFLGLVPGWGGCALLPNLIGADRAVSVIIENSLNQNKQLKGKQVYELGIADAIFEGADFLEQSLIWTASVLRGELQVVRPEIDRGAAWDQAVARGKAIADSKVHGAAPAAYRALEIIAAAKDGDLGAGFDAEDTALADLIMGGELRSGIYAFNLVQKRAKRPAGAPDKSLARPVTKVGVVGAGLMASQLALLFLRRLEVPVVLTDIDQARVDKGVGYVHAEIDKLLGKRRINQDKANRLKGLVSGVLDKAEGFSDADFIIEAVFEEMGVKQQVFAEVEAVAPAHAILATNTSSLSVSEMASKLKHPERVVGFHFFNPVAILPLLEIVRGEQTDDASLATAFGVARKLKKTAVLCKDAPAFVVNRILTRFMGEIQNTIDEGTPVEVAEKAVEPLGLPMSPLVLLELVGPAIGLHVSETLNRSFPERFTVSPNLAAVVKAGKRGFYVYDSGKPELDPEVAALLKQGDNVLTEEQVRTRVMEAVTQEIGLMLQEGVVAEAQDIDLCLITGAGWPFHLGGITPYLDREGYSERVNGKKFLPQGVASVPA from the coding sequence GTGACCACCACCGTTGAGCTTTTGAAGGGGGCGGCCGAGCTGTTCCCCGACGAGGTCGTCACCAGCGCCCACGTACGGCACTTCGAGCTGCCGTCGGGCGCGGGCCGGTTCGCGCTGATCACGCTGGACAACGGCTTCGACCACACCAAGCCGACCACCTTCGGCCCGCAGTCGCTCGCCAACCTGAACACGGCGATCGACCAGGTCGAGAAGGAGGCCGCCGAGGGCTCCATCGTCGGTGTCGGCCTCACCGGCAAGCCGTTCATCTTCGCGGTCGGCGCCGACCTCAAGGGCGTCGAGCTGCTGAAGCGCCACGAGGACGCGCTGGCGATCGGCAAGGGCGGCCACGACGTCTTCCGCCGCCTGTCGGGCCTCGCGGTCCCCACCTTCGCGTACTACAACGGCGCGGCGATGGGCGGCGGCGTCGAGGTCGGCCTGCACTGCACCTACCGCACGGTCTCGGCCGCGCTCCCCGCGTTCTCGCTGCCCGAGGTCTTCCTCGGCCTGGTTCCGGGCTGGGGCGGCTGCGCGCTGCTGCCGAACCTGATCGGCGCCGACCGCGCGGTTTCGGTCATCATCGAGAACTCGCTCAACCAGAACAAGCAGCTCAAGGGCAAGCAGGTCTACGAGCTCGGGATCGCCGACGCGATCTTCGAGGGCGCGGACTTCCTGGAGCAGTCGCTGATCTGGACAGCTTCCGTGCTGCGCGGCGAACTCCAGGTCGTACGGCCGGAGATCGACCGCGGTGCGGCCTGGGACCAGGCCGTCGCGCGCGGCAAGGCGATCGCGGACTCCAAGGTGCACGGCGCGGCCCCGGCGGCGTACCGCGCGCTGGAGATCATCGCGGCGGCGAAGGACGGCGACCTGGGCGCCGGCTTCGACGCCGAGGACACCGCGCTGGCCGACCTGATCATGGGCGGCGAGCTGCGCAGCGGCATCTACGCCTTCAACCTGGTCCAGAAGCGCGCGAAGCGTCCGGCCGGTGCGCCGGACAAGTCGCTGGCGCGTCCGGTCACCAAGGTGGGCGTCGTCGGCGCCGGCCTGATGGCCTCGCAGCTCGCGCTGCTGTTCCTGCGCCGCCTGGAGGTGCCGGTCGTCCTGACCGACATCGACCAGGCGCGCGTCGACAAGGGCGTGGGCTACGTCCACGCCGAGATCGACAAGCTGCTCGGCAAGCGCCGCATCAACCAGGACAAGGCCAACCGTCTCAAGGGCCTGGTCTCCGGTGTGCTGGACAAGGCCGAGGGCTTCTCCGACGCCGACTTCATCATCGAGGCTGTCTTCGAGGAAATGGGCGTCAAGCAGCAGGTGTTCGCGGAGGTCGAGGCGGTCGCCCCGGCGCACGCGATCCTCGCCACCAACACCTCGTCGCTGTCGGTCTCCGAGATGGCGTCGAAGCTGAAGCACCCCGAGCGGGTCGTCGGCTTCCACTTCTTCAACCCGGTCGCGATCCTCCCGCTCCTGGAGATCGTGCGCGGCGAGCAGACCGACGACGCCTCGCTGGCCACGGCCTTCGGTGTCGCGCGCAAGCTCAAGAAGACCGCCGTGCTCTGCAAGGACGCCCCGGCGTTCGTGGTGAACCGCATCCTCACCCGCTTCATGGGCGAGATCCAGAACACCATCGACGAGGGCACCCCGGTCGAGGTCGCCGAGAAGGCTGTCGAGCCGCTCGGTCTGCCGATGTCCCCGCTGGTGCTGCTGGAGCTGGTCGGCCCGGCCATCGGTCTGCACGTCTCGGAGACCCTGAACCGCTCCTTCCCGGAGCGCTTCACGGTGTCGCCGAACCTGGCCGCCGTGGTCAAGGCCGGCAAGCGCGGCTTCTACGTCTACGACTCGGGCAAGCCCGAGCTGGACCCCGAGGTCGCGGCTCTCCTCAAGCAGGGCGACAACGTCCTGACGGAGGAGCAGGTCCGTACCCGCGTCATGGAGGCCGTGACGCAGGAGATCGGCCTCATGCTCCAGGAGGGTGTCGTCGCCGAGGCGCAGGACATCGACCTCTGCCTGATCACGGGCGCCGGCTGGCCCTTCCACCTGGGCGGCATCACGCCGTACCTGGACCGCGAGGGCTACTCGGAGCGCGTGAACGGCAAGAAGTTCCTGCCGCAGGGCGTGGCGAGCGTCCCCGCGTAA
- a CDS encoding amino acid permease, with amino-acid sequence MFRTKTVEQSIRDTEEPEHELKKSLSALDLTVFGVGVIIGTGIFVLTGKVAKETAGPATALAFVAAGVVCALAALCYAEFASTVPVAGSAYTFSYASLGELVAWTIGWDLVLEFALGTAVVAVGWSGYVRSLMDNVGWGMPEALSGPEAADGFGFDLLAFVLVLLLTAILVAGVKLSARVTAIVVAIKVTVVLIVIIAGSFFIKADNYSPFIPDAVTPPAGSGWDAPLVQLMFGYEPTNFGVMGIFTAASVVFFAFIGFDVVATAAEETKVPQRDMPRGILGSLLICTVLYVAVSLVVTGMQHYSELSVSAPLADAFKATGHPFYAGTISFGAAVGLTTVCMILLLGQTRVFFAMSRDGLLPRFFSVTHPKFRTPYRPTILLGVLIAIIAGFTSLEELATLVNIGTLFAFIVVALGVIVLRRTRPDLHRAFRTPLVPLVPILSVAASLWLMLNLPAETWLRFGIWMAVGYVLYFAYGRSHSRLGREGPGAKY; translated from the coding sequence ATGTTCCGGACCAAGACGGTCGAACAGTCGATCCGCGACACGGAGGAGCCGGAGCACGAGCTCAAGAAATCCCTCTCCGCGCTGGACCTGACGGTCTTCGGCGTCGGTGTCATCATCGGCACCGGCATCTTCGTCCTCACGGGCAAGGTGGCCAAGGAGACGGCAGGCCCCGCGACCGCCCTGGCCTTCGTCGCCGCCGGCGTCGTCTGCGCCCTGGCCGCGCTCTGTTACGCCGAGTTCGCCTCCACCGTCCCTGTGGCCGGTTCCGCGTACACCTTCTCGTACGCCTCCCTCGGCGAGCTGGTCGCCTGGACCATCGGCTGGGACCTGGTCCTCGAATTCGCGCTGGGCACGGCGGTGGTGGCGGTCGGCTGGTCGGGCTACGTCCGCTCGCTGATGGACAACGTCGGGTGGGGAATGCCCGAAGCGCTGTCCGGGCCCGAAGCGGCGGACGGGTTCGGCTTCGACCTGCTCGCGTTCGTCCTGGTCCTGCTGCTCACGGCCATCCTCGTGGCCGGCGTGAAGCTGTCCGCACGGGTCACCGCGATCGTGGTCGCCATCAAGGTGACCGTGGTCCTGATCGTGATCATCGCCGGCTCGTTCTTCATCAAGGCCGACAACTACTCGCCCTTCATCCCCGACGCCGTGACCCCGCCCGCCGGATCGGGCTGGGACGCGCCCCTGGTTCAGCTGATGTTCGGTTACGAGCCCACCAACTTCGGCGTCATGGGCATCTTCACCGCCGCGTCCGTCGTCTTCTTCGCCTTCATCGGCTTCGACGTCGTGGCCACCGCCGCCGAGGAGACCAAGGTCCCGCAGCGGGACATGCCGCGCGGCATCCTCGGCTCGCTCCTCATCTGCACCGTGCTGTACGTCGCCGTGTCCCTCGTGGTCACCGGCATGCAGCACTACAGCGAGCTCTCGGTGAGCGCCCCGCTCGCCGACGCCTTCAAGGCCACCGGGCACCCCTTCTACGCCGGCACGATCAGCTTCGGGGCCGCCGTCGGCCTCACCACGGTGTGCATGATCCTGCTGCTCGGGCAGACCCGGGTGTTCTTCGCGATGAGCCGGGACGGGCTGCTCCCGCGCTTCTTCTCCGTCACCCACCCGAAGTTCCGCACCCCGTACCGCCCGACCATCCTGCTCGGCGTGCTGATCGCGATCATCGCCGGCTTCACCAGCCTCGAAGAGCTCGCGACGCTGGTGAACATCGGCACGCTCTTCGCGTTCATCGTCGTCGCCCTCGGCGTCATCGTCCTGCGCCGGACCCGTCCCGACCTGCACCGGGCCTTCCGCACCCCGCTGGTGCCCCTGGTCCCGATCCTGTCGGTGGCCGCCTCGCTGTGGCTGATGCTCAATCTGCCGGCCGAGACCTGGCTGCGGTTCGGCATCTGGATGGCGGTGGGCTACGTGCTGTACTTCGCGTACGGCCGCAGCCACAGCCGACTCGGGCGCGAGGGTCCCGGCGCCAAGTACTAG
- the dxs gene encoding 1-deoxy-D-xylulose-5-phosphate synthase, with amino-acid sequence MALLTRITGPRDLDGLTPEQLDRLAAEIRTFLVDEVSKTGGHLGPNLGVVELTIALHRVFESPKDKVLFDTGHQSYVHKLLTGRQDFTKLKMKGGLSGYPSRAESEHDVIENSHASTVLGWADGLAKANEVLKKEDHHVVAVIGDGALTGGMAWEALNNIAVAKDRPLVIVVNDNERSYAPTIGGLANHLATLRTTDGYERFLARGKDLLERTPVVGKPLYGTLHGAKKGLKDFIAPQGMFEDLGLKYVGPIDGHDIEALESALQRAKRFGGPVIVHCLTEKGRGYQPALADEADRFHAVGKIHPDTGLPIASSGVDWTSVFGEEMVKLGKEREDIVAITAAMLQPVGLDRFAKAFPDRVYDVGIAEQHGAVSAAGLATGGLHPVFAVYATFLNRAFDQVLMDVALHKCGVTFVLDRAGVTGTDGASHNGMWDMSILQCVPTLRIAAPRDADQVRAQLREAVEVDDAPTVVRFSKGAVGPAVKAVGKVGGMDVLRRPDEGTADVLLVSVGALAPMCLEIADLLDKQGITTTVVDPRWVKPVDEALPPLAEQHRVVVTVEDNSRAGGVGSAVAQALRDEGVDVPLRDFGIPPRFLDHASRKEVMAEIGLTAPDIARQVTGLVAKLDGRLEDAPAEAARD; translated from the coding sequence GTGGCGCTGCTGACCCGCATTACGGGACCGCGCGATCTGGACGGGCTCACCCCGGAGCAGCTGGACCGGCTGGCCGCCGAGATCCGGACATTTCTCGTGGACGAGGTCTCCAAGACCGGCGGACACCTGGGGCCCAACCTCGGTGTGGTCGAACTGACGATCGCTCTGCACCGTGTCTTCGAGTCGCCGAAGGACAAGGTCCTCTTCGACACCGGACACCAGAGTTACGTGCACAAGCTGCTCACGGGCCGGCAGGACTTCACGAAGCTGAAGATGAAGGGCGGCCTGTCCGGCTACCCCTCGCGCGCCGAGTCCGAGCACGACGTCATCGAGAACTCGCACGCCTCGACCGTCCTCGGCTGGGCCGACGGACTGGCCAAGGCAAACGAGGTCCTCAAGAAGGAGGACCACCACGTCGTCGCCGTCATCGGTGACGGCGCGCTCACGGGCGGTATGGCCTGGGAGGCGCTGAACAACATCGCCGTCGCCAAGGACCGCCCGCTCGTCATCGTCGTCAACGACAACGAGCGTTCGTACGCGCCCACCATCGGCGGCCTCGCGAACCACCTGGCCACGCTCCGCACCACCGACGGTTACGAGCGTTTCCTCGCCCGCGGCAAGGACCTCCTGGAGCGCACGCCCGTCGTCGGCAAGCCTCTCTACGGGACCCTCCACGGAGCGAAGAAGGGCCTCAAGGACTTCATCGCGCCGCAGGGCATGTTCGAGGACCTGGGTCTGAAGTACGTCGGCCCGATCGACGGCCACGACATCGAGGCCCTGGAGTCCGCGCTCCAGCGCGCCAAGCGCTTCGGCGGCCCCGTCATCGTGCACTGCCTCACCGAGAAGGGCCGGGGCTACCAGCCGGCCCTCGCCGACGAGGCGGACCGCTTCCACGCCGTCGGCAAGATCCACCCCGACACCGGTCTGCCGATCGCGTCCTCGGGCGTCGACTGGACCTCGGTGTTCGGCGAGGAGATGGTCAAGCTCGGCAAGGAGCGCGAGGACATCGTCGCGATCACCGCCGCGATGCTCCAGCCGGTCGGCCTCGACCGGTTCGCGAAGGCGTTCCCGGACCGGGTGTACGACGTCGGAATCGCCGAGCAGCACGGCGCGGTCTCCGCGGCGGGCCTGGCCACCGGCGGCCTGCACCCCGTCTTCGCCGTGTACGCGACGTTCCTCAACCGGGCCTTCGACCAGGTCCTGATGGACGTGGCGCTGCACAAGTGCGGCGTGACGTTCGTACTGGACCGCGCGGGCGTCACCGGCACCGACGGCGCCTCGCACAACGGCATGTGGGACATGTCGATCCTCCAGTGCGTCCCGACCCTTCGCATCGCCGCCCCGCGCGACGCCGACCAGGTCCGCGCACAGCTGCGCGAGGCCGTCGAGGTCGACGACGCGCCCACCGTCGTCCGCTTCTCCAAGGGCGCGGTCGGCCCGGCGGTCAAGGCCGTGGGCAAGGTCGGCGGCATGGACGTCCTGCGCAGGCCGGACGAGGGCACCGCGGACGTCCTGCTGGTCTCCGTCGGCGCCCTCGCACCGATGTGCCTGGAGATCGCCGACCTCCTCGACAAGCAGGGCATCACCACGACCGTCGTCGACCCGCGCTGGGTCAAGCCGGTCGACGAGGCGCTCCCGCCGCTCGCCGAGCAGCACCGCGTCGTCGTCACCGTCGAGGACAACAGCCGCGCCGGCGGCGTCGGCTCCGCGGTCGCCCAGGCGCTGCGGGACGAGGGCGTCGACGTACCGCTGCGCGACTTCGGCATCCCGCCGAGGTTCCTCGACCACGCCTCCCGCAAGGAGGTCATGGCCGAGATCGGGCTGACCGCGCCGGACATCGCCCGTCAGGTGACGGGTCTGGTGGCCAAGCTGGACGGCCGTCTGGAGGACGCGCCGGCCGAGGCTGCCCGCGACTGA
- a CDS encoding ATP-binding cassette domain-containing protein, with translation MVHVSATPVLALRGVSKRFGAVQALTDVELEVHAGEVVALVGDNGAGKSTLVKTIAGVHPIDDGVIEWEGGAVQINKPHDAQNLGIATVYQDLALCDNIDVVGNLYLGREIRKRGILDEVEMERRARELLTTLSIRIPSVRIPIASLSGGQRQTVAIARSMLGEPRLVILDEPTAALGVEQTAQVLDLVERLRDRGHAVILISHNMADVKAVADKVAVLRLGRNNGVFDVKTTSQEEIISAITGATDNAVTRRAARNVEVQK, from the coding sequence ATGGTTCACGTGTCCGCTACGCCCGTGCTGGCGTTGCGAGGGGTCTCCAAGCGGTTCGGTGCCGTCCAGGCGCTCACCGACGTAGAGCTTGAGGTCCACGCCGGTGAAGTGGTCGCCCTGGTGGGCGACAACGGTGCCGGAAAGTCCACGCTGGTCAAGACGATCGCCGGCGTGCACCCCATCGATGACGGTGTCATCGAGTGGGAAGGCGGCGCCGTACAGATCAACAAGCCCCACGACGCCCAGAACCTCGGCATCGCGACCGTCTACCAGGACCTCGCGCTGTGCGACAACATCGACGTCGTCGGCAACCTCTACCTCGGCCGGGAGATCCGCAAGCGCGGCATCCTCGACGAGGTCGAGATGGAGCGCCGCGCCCGCGAGCTGCTCACCACGCTGTCCATCCGCATCCCGAGCGTGCGCATCCCGATCGCCTCGCTCTCCGGCGGCCAGCGCCAGACCGTGGCCATCGCCCGCTCGATGCTGGGCGAGCCCAGGCTCGTCATCCTCGACGAGCCGACAGCGGCCCTCGGTGTCGAGCAGACCGCACAGGTGCTCGACCTCGTCGAGCGGCTGCGTGACCGCGGCCACGCGGTCATCCTCATCAGCCACAACATGGCGGACGTCAAGGCCGTCGCGGACAAGGTGGCGGTCCTCCGGCTGGGCCGCAACAACGGCGTCTTCGACGTCAAGACCACCTCGCAGGAAGAGATCATTTCCGCCATCACCGGTGCCACGGACAACGCCGTGACCCGTCGTGCGGCGCGCAACGTGGAGGTCCAGAAGTGA
- a CDS encoding ABC transporter permease subunit, translated as MSTDKTSPAVGEAPAAPADAAAVDAPAPAPAAVTAVDPRLLVREQGFAGYLGEFKRKLRAGDLGSIPVVIGLLVICVIFQGLNENFLSAGNLSNIAVSMVATGMMAVGIIFVLLLGEIDLSVGSVSGVSGAIVAVLSVTNGINEWLAIIAAVTGGALIGAIHGFFFARIGAPAFAVTLSGLLFWQGFMLQLLGSNGTINLDSDGLVGQLTTYYFSDVAAAYGLALVAVVAFFLSSFTDSRRREAAGVPSRPLSEIALRTGLLAVIAFAAAATFNQYKGLPLAVLLFLVVLVASDFVLRRTAYGRKIFALGGSVEASRRAGINVTAVRISVFAIAGTFAAVGGLFWASKIAAANQSAGAGDLLMNVIAAAVIGGTSLFGGRGRTWNALLGVMVITSIQYGLALEGIATPIQYMITGGVLLATVVIDSVTRKTQKTAGRA; from the coding sequence GTGAGTACCGACAAGACCTCCCCGGCGGTCGGCGAGGCCCCCGCGGCGCCTGCCGACGCGGCCGCCGTGGACGCGCCGGCGCCGGCCCCCGCCGCCGTCACCGCCGTCGACCCGCGCCTGCTCGTCCGTGAGCAGGGCTTCGCCGGCTACCTCGGCGAGTTCAAGCGCAAGTTGCGCGCCGGCGACCTGGGGTCCATCCCCGTCGTCATCGGCCTGCTCGTCATCTGCGTGATCTTCCAGGGCCTGAACGAGAACTTCCTGTCGGCCGGCAACCTCAGCAACATCGCCGTCTCCATGGTCGCGACCGGCATGATGGCCGTCGGCATCATCTTCGTGCTGCTGCTCGGCGAGATCGACCTGTCGGTCGGCTCGGTCAGCGGTGTCTCGGGCGCCATCGTCGCCGTACTCAGCGTCACCAACGGCATCAACGAATGGCTCGCGATCATCGCCGCGGTCACCGGCGGCGCCCTCATCGGCGCGATCCACGGCTTCTTCTTCGCCCGGATAGGCGCCCCCGCCTTCGCCGTCACGCTGTCCGGCCTGCTGTTCTGGCAGGGCTTCATGCTCCAGCTGCTCGGCAGCAACGGCACGATCAACCTGGACTCCGACGGCCTGGTCGGCCAGCTCACGACGTACTACTTCTCGGACGTCGCCGCCGCCTACGGCCTCGCCCTCGTCGCCGTCGTCGCCTTCTTCCTCTCCTCCTTCACGGACAGCCGCCGCCGCGAGGCCGCGGGCGTCCCGTCCCGGCCGCTCAGCGAGATCGCCCTGCGCACGGGGCTGCTCGCCGTCATCGCGTTCGCCGCCGCGGCCACGTTCAACCAGTACAAGGGCCTGCCGCTCGCGGTGCTGCTCTTCCTGGTGGTCCTGGTCGCGTCCGACTTCGTCCTGCGCCGCACCGCGTACGGCCGCAAGATCTTCGCGCTCGGCGGCAGCGTGGAGGCGTCCCGGCGCGCCGGTATCAACGTCACGGCGGTGCGGATCTCGGTCTTCGCCATCGCCGGTACGTTCGCGGCCGTCGGCGGCCTGTTCTGGGCCTCCAAGATCGCCGCGGCCAACCAGAGCGCCGGCGCCGGCGACCTGCTGATGAACGTCATCGCGGCGGCCGTCATCGGCGGCACCAGCCTCTTCGGCGGGCGCGGCCGCACCTGGAACGCGCTCCTCGGCGTCATGGTGATCACCTCGATCCAGTACGGCCTGGCCCTCGAGGGCATCGCCACGCCGATCCAGTACATGATCACCGGCGGTGTCCTCCTGGCGACCGTCGTGATCGACTCCGTCACCCGGAAGACCCAGAAGACCGCGGGTCGCGCCTGA